The following are encoded together in the Candidatus Bandiella woodruffii genome:
- a CDS encoding transposase codes for MDYRIKKRKMSSAHQIIMVCLDQLVGSEHQYRKFKELFNFGAVEQELKGIESPANYKGYGVLRLFKCLLLQFMEDLSDRELERYLSDSVAAKWFCDFDLTEATPDYSVFSRIRSKIGTNLLSKIFAIFRDQLKSQGYMSEVFTFVDASHLISKANLWEERDEARKQKYEKLNNEVLPKVAHDKQAKIGCKGGSKFWYGYKKNM; via the coding sequence GTGGATTACAGAATAAAGAAGAGAAAAATGTCATCAGCGCATCAAATAATAATGGTATGTTTGGATCAATTGGTTGGTAGTGAGCATCAATATCGCAAATTTAAGGAGCTGTTTAATTTTGGGGCAGTAGAGCAAGAGCTGAAGGGAATTGAATCTCCTGCTAATTATAAGGGATATGGTGTTTTACGTTTATTTAAATGCTTGTTGTTACAGTTTATGGAAGATTTGTCAGATCGTGAACTAGAAAGATATTTGAGTGACAGTGTTGCAGCCAAGTGGTTTTGTGATTTTGATTTAACCGAAGCCACACCTGATTATAGCGTTTTTAGTAGAATCCGCTCAAAGATAGGAACAAATTTGTTATCAAAAATCTTTGCCATTTTTAGAGATCAACTAAAATCTCAAGGATATATGAGCGAGGTATTTACTTTTGTTGATGCAAGTCACTTGATCTCCAAAGCTAATTTATGGGAAGAGCGGGATGAAGCCAGAAAACAAAAATATGAAAAACTTAACAACGAAGTCTTGCCTAAAGTCGCACATGATAAACAAGCCAAAATAGGGTGCAAGGGTGGTAGTAAATTTTGGTATGGCTATAAGAAAAACATGTAA
- a CDS encoding transposase, translated as MINKVAITPANVTDAKGVAHVLPNSGAVYADKGYCVAPAKNAAKSRGIHFCAIKKNNMKQKNFDLDRYYTSIRAPFERVFSQDNKRLRYIGIAKNQFAEFMNAICFNLKRLTVLTA; from the coding sequence ATGATCAACAAGGTTGCTATAACGCCTGCTAATGTTACCGATGCAAAGGGAGTTGCGCATGTTTTACCAAATAGTGGAGCAGTTTATGCTGACAAAGGGTATTGTGTTGCACCAGCAAAGAATGCAGCTAAAAGCAGAGGTATTCATTTTTGCGCCATCAAGAAAAACAATATGAAGCAAAAGAATTTTGACCTTGATCGATACTATACTTCCATAAGGGCTCCGTTTGAGAGGGTGTTTTCTCAAGATAATAAACGATTGCGATACATAGGAATTGCCAAAAATCAGTTTGCTGAATTTATGAATGCTATCTGCTTTAATTTAAAACGTTTAACGGTTCTTACTGCCTAA